CTCGGTGTCCCAGTAGTCGCCGGTTATGTTCTGAACCCACTCGAAGTAGCTGACGGTGACACCGCCGGCGTTACAGAGGAAGTCCGGTATGACGAGGACGCCCTTCTCGTGGAGGATCTCGTCGGCCTCCGGGGTGGTCGGACCGTTGGCGAGCTCGGCAACGATCTTGGCCTTGATCCTGTCGGCGTTGTCCTTGGTGATGACGCCCTCGATGGCGCTCGGGGCGAGGACGTCGACCTCGAGCTCAAGGAGCTCCTCATTGGTGA
This genomic interval from Thermococcus sp. contains the following:
- a CDS encoding Glu/Leu/Phe/Val dehydrogenase, which encodes TNEELLELEVDVLAPSAIEGVITKDNADRIKAKIVAELANGPTTPEADEILHEKGVLVIPDFLCNAGGVTVSYFEWVQNITGDYWDTETTRAKLDKKMTKAFWDVYNTHKEKNIQMRDAAYVVAVQRVYDAMKWRGWVKK